Within Streptomyces sp. SS1-1, the genomic segment GCTGTAGGGCGCGTTCCGCGACACGCCCTGGCGCCTCTCAGGCGGCGAGGTCGCGCTCCTCGGCCCCGGGGCCGTCCTTGCGGCCGCCGCGCAGCAGCGCACCGCTGCCGTCGGCCCCGGACCGCCCGCGCGCGCGGATCAGCCAACCGCCGCGCGGGGACCGCTCGATGGCGGACATGAGGGGCGTCAGCAGGGCCATGGCCGGCGGGGACAGGAGCAGCGCGACGGCCGTGCCGAGCGCGAACCCGCCGACGACGTCGGTCGGGTAGTGCACGCCCATGTAGACCCGGCAGAAGCCTTCGAGCAGCGCGAGGCCGATGCCGATGAGCCCGAACTTCCGGTTGGCGACGAACAGGGCGACGCCGAGGGCCATCGCGATGGTGGCGTGGTCGCTGACGAAGGAGTAGTCGGTCTTGCCGCTGACCAGGACCTCGAGCCCCTGATGGTCGTTGAAGGGCCGGGGGCGTTCCACGAAGCCCCTTATCGGCACGTTGACGAGGACGGCGATACCTGCGGCCAGCGGCGCCCACACGAGCGCGGCCACGGACGAGGCCGCGTCCTCCGCGCCGCGCCGCCGTACGGTCCACCAGCACCACAGCACGGCGAACACCAGGCCGAGCAGCACGCCGTACTCACCGACGAACTCCATGACCCGGTCGAACCAGTGCGGCGCGTCCTTGGCCAGGCCGTTGATGTCGTACAGCAGCTCGACGTCGGGGTTCGACCCGGATTCTGCGAGTCCAGCCATGTTGCCGCGGCCCCTTCATCGTCTCTCGGCGCATCCTGCGTACGCCGCTCCGCCCACCCCCGTGGTTGTAGATCCGGCTACGTCACCAGGAACGCACGGTCCCCGTCGATACGTTCCACACTCCACTGAATGATCACGCAGACGTTATCGAAGAGAGACCCGTCATCGCAGCTCAGGGGGAGGGTTAACGCTCCGTCTACACCGTCGTGGGCAGCGCTTTCGCGCCATCCTCCGTCACCCGGGTGGCCCCGAAGTAGTCGGGCGTGTCGATCGGGTCGAACCGGATCACAGCACCCGTTCTCGGGGCGTCGATCATGTATCCGCCGCCCACATAAATACCGACATGCCGGATGGCCCGTGAGTTCCCGAGGTCGTCCGAGAAGAACACCAGGTCCCCGGGCAGCAGTTCGTTCCTGGCCGGATGCGGTCCCGCGTTCCACTGGTCGTTGGCCACGCGGGGCAGCGTGACGCCGACGCTCTCGTAGGCGGCCTTGGTCAGCCCCGAGCAGTCGAAGCGCCCGCCGTCCTCGGCGGTGCCGTCGCCGCCCCAGAGGTAGAGCGTGCCCAGCTTCTTCTGCGCGTACGCGATGGCCCCGGCGGCCTGCCTGCTCGGGTCGAGCCGCGAGACCGGCGCCGCGAAGCTCTCCTCCAGCGTCGTGATCGTCTTCACGTAGTTCCGGGTCTCCTTGTACGGCGGCACGCCCCCGTACTTGATGACCGCGTACGCCCCGGCGTTGTAGGAGGCGAGCATGTTGCGCTTCAGGTCGCCGGGCACGTCCTTCACGTACTTGGCGAGCGTGCAGTCGTACGACGCGGCCGACGGGATGGCGTCCGCCGGGTCCCACACGTCACGGTCGCCGTCGCCGTCGCCGTCGATGCCGTGGGTGGCCCAGGTGCCCGGGATGAACTGCGCGATGCCCTGGGCCGCCGCCGCGCTCTGCGCCCGCGGGTTGAAGCCGCTCTCCTGGTACAGCTGGGCGGCGAGCAGGGCCGGGTTGATGGCGGGGCACAGGTTGCCCCACTTCTCCACGAGCGCCTGGTACGCGGCCGGCACGGCGCCCTTGGCCAGGTTCCGGGCGCCGCCGCTCAGGCCGCCCGCCAGGTTCCCGGCGACGAGGTACACCCCGATGACGAGCACCAGCACGAAGCTCAGCCCCGCCGCGACGGCGGAACCCGCCACGATCCAAGCCTTACGCACCGTCAATCGCCCCTCACCCGCCGGGAGTCCGCCCGCGCCAGTGTAGGAGCTTCCCCCGCCCGGGCTCCGGCAACCGGCCCAGCCGCCGT encodes:
- a CDS encoding phosphatase PAP2 family protein, with protein sequence MAGLAESGSNPDVELLYDINGLAKDAPHWFDRVMEFVGEYGVLLGLVFAVLWCWWTVRRRGAEDAASSVAALVWAPLAAGIAVLVNVPIRGFVERPRPFNDHQGLEVLVSGKTDYSFVSDHATIAMALGVALFVANRKFGLIGIGLALLEGFCRVYMGVHYPTDVVGGFALGTAVALLLSPPAMALLTPLMSAIERSPRGGWLIRARGRSGADGSGALLRGGRKDGPGAEERDLAA
- a CDS encoding NlpC/P60 family protein; translated protein: MTVRKAWIVAGSAVAAGLSFVLVLVIGVYLVAGNLAGGLSGGARNLAKGAVPAAYQALVEKWGNLCPAINPALLAAQLYQESGFNPRAQSAAAAQGIAQFIPGTWATHGIDGDGDGDRDVWDPADAIPSAASYDCTLAKYVKDVPGDLKRNMLASYNAGAYAVIKYGGVPPYKETRNYVKTITTLEESFAAPVSRLDPSRQAAGAIAYAQKKLGTLYLWGGDGTAEDGGRFDCSGLTKAAYESVGVTLPRVANDQWNAGPHPARNELLPGDLVFFSDDLGNSRAIRHVGIYVGGGYMIDAPRTGAVIRFDPIDTPDYFGATRVTEDGAKALPTTV